From the Synchiropus splendidus isolate RoL2022-P1 chromosome 3, RoL_Sspl_1.0, whole genome shotgun sequence genome, the window CTGTTCTGGTTCTGATTGAGTCTGCTTCTGTTCTGCACTGGTTCTGACTGAGCttagttctgttctgttctggttCTGACTGAGTCTGCTTCTGTTCTGGACTGGTTCTGACTCAGTCTGGTTCTGTTTTGGACTGGTTCTGTTCTGCACTGGTTCTGACTGAGCttagttctgttctgttctggttCTGACTGAGTCTGCTTCTGTTCTGGACTGGTTCTGACTCAGTCTGGTTCTGTTTTGGACTGGTTCTGTTCTGCACTGGTTCTGACTGAGCTTAGTTCTGTTCTGGACTGGTTCTGACTCAGTCTGGTTCTGTTCTGCACTGGTTCTGACTGAGTTTAGTTCTGTTCCGGACTGGTTCTGACTCAGTCTGGTTCTGTTCTGCACTGGTTCTTACTGAGCTTAGTTCTGTTCTGGACTGGTTCTGACTCAGTCTGGTTCTGTTTTGGACTGGTTCTGTTCTGCACTGGTTCTGACTGAGCTTAGTTCTGTTCTGGACTGGTTCTGACTCAGTCTGGTTCTGTTTTGGACTGGTTCTGTTCTGCACTGGTTCTGACTGAGCTTAGTTCTGTTCTGGACTGGTTCTGACTCAGTCTGGTTCTGTTTTGGACTGGTTCTGTTCTGCACTGGTTCTGACTGAGCTTAGTTCTGTTCTGGACTGGTTCTGTCTCAGGATGGTTCTGTTCTGCACTGGTTCTGACTGAGTCTGCTTCTGTTCTGGACTGGTTCTAACTAAACCTAGTTCTGTTCTGGACTCATTCTGTTCTGGACTGCTTGTGTCTGGGACTGGTTCTGACCCAGGATGGTTCTGTCTGGGACTCACTTGGACGATGATGAGCTTCTTGGCGAGGTCGTCGGTGCTTCTCAGTTCTTCTCCGAAGCACAGCGTGATGCTGCAGCGAGGCGGGTCGGTGACGCCGCCACTGGAACAGAAGCGGTCCAGCTCTGCGGAAGGCAAAGCCCGAGCTGTTGACGGAACAAAAGCTCTGTGGAGGCGGCTTTGCTCACCATCCTTGAACGCCTCTTTGCTGAACAGCAGCACCGGCCTGACCTTGCGCTCCAGCTTGTGCGGTTCTGCCGTGAGCGAGTGTCCGGCCCAGAAGACCCGGCCGCTGCAGGAGCGGCTGCCGTACACGCCCTGGTCCGTGGAGGTGAGCATCACGCCCTTCTCCATGAAGGGCAGGAGGTCCCGCAGCGCCTGCGTCTCCGGGCCCAGCTTCAGCTCGGGCGGCGGCTCCGGCAGCGGCACCGGCGTGAAGCGGTCCCTGACGGCGGCCAGCGTGGGCGGGATGAGCGGCGTGGGCAGGTACAGGATCCGGAGGTTGCCGCCGTGGATCTGGGTCTGGAGGACTTCCTGGCCCAGGTAGTAGATCTTCACGTTCAGCAGGTCCAGGTCTGCAGAGGAgaccgggtcagaaccagaTCAGGTGGTCTGGTGAGGAATGCCATCACCTCCAGGTGGCGCCGCCACGCTCTCCTCGATCCGAAGGTCCACCTGgatctccttcatctctgtggAGCGGAGAGCCAGAACCGGGTCAGTCTGGTGATGACAGACCTGGAAGTGTTGGGGCCGCACCCTCACTCTGGCCCTGGACCGAGTCGGCGTCTTCGCTTTGGGCCGGGTCTTCGATCCGCAGCGACGACTCGACGCCGCTCTAAGAGACGAGCAGAGGTCACCTGAGCACACATACACGCCTGTCTCTCTGTCcgtgtggggacctctcatctGAACCAGACTCAGACCCAGGGAATTGGAAGGTTTCAGCCTCAAAACCAAAACGTCTAGTCAAAGTtcggtctcacacacacacacacacacctggtcgGGGGTGGgcacttcctcctctgtcttgaCCTTCTTGTCctcgctgacctctgacccgctGACCCGCCTCTTCGACCTCTTCAGGGGTTTCTGTTGGTCCTGTTTCCTGGGCTGGAGGCCTGGacgggtcacgtgaccacagCCCGGTCCTGTTAAAccctgtcagtgtgtgtgtgtgtgtgtgtgtgtgcgggtccTGACCCTGTTCGCTGAGCGGGACCAGCCTGTAGACCTTGTAGGGTTCGGAGATGTCCAGCTGGGCTCGGTCCGGAACCTCGCAGAACTCGGGGCTCTTGTTGAGGGCGCAGCGCAGGCGGGTCTTACAGGTGGCCGGGTTCCTGTCCTCGTCCGTCAGCTTCCCTTTGAACTGGGCCCAGGCCTGCAGCAGGGGCGGGTAGGGGTCAGCGACGACACCTCGCCAGCAACACACGGCACCGGACCTTGAAGATGGCAGCGTCCTCGTCCTGCCGGAAGTCCTGCTTCCCCGCGTGTTTCCAGGGGATCCGGAACATGGTCTTGTCCTCGTCGTCCCACATCACGCCGAGAAACCTGCCGCTGTTCACCTGCGCACGCGAGCTCAcgtcacctctgacctctggacGTCCATTCACTCACCACCTCAGACTCGAACCCGAAGGTCCACACTCGCCTCCACTgtcacgcgcacgcacacacacgcgtctggctctctgtccttgtggggacctcccctggccgtcaccctttccccggccccCCTTAAGCACCAAACTGAGACCCAGTCAGGACCAACTCTTCTAACCGAGGCTTTAGccttatgaggacatttgggCTGGTCAAGactcggtcctcacaaggatggcaAGACTGGCCCtcggtaacacacacacacacacacacacctgctcgaCCATCCAGGAGCGCAGTCTGCGAGTGGAGCGAATCCTCCCCGCCATCGCTCGAGcctaaagcaaacaaacaaacaaacaaacaaacaaacgcttTTCTCAGCGATAACGTCACGGCCAAAGTCGCGCCAAGGGTCAGCTGTGATCAACACGTCACGTCAACACACTCAAAGTAAAAGCCACCGACCTGACGTCGTCGGTTGAGAGAGAACCTGCGCGAGTCCCAGGTGAGGCGTGGGACGCGAGGAGTTTCTGTCCCTTCCTCCCGACACCGACGGATCCAGCGGACCTCTGAGCTCTTCCTAGAAGTCACGTGACTGAGAGGAAGCGGCGCGGCCGGccggccagcagagggcgccgtTACCCTCCTTTAACTCCCCTCCGACCTCCCCTCGAAAACCGGACCGGAACCAGAGACGGTTCTGGTTCCAGCGCCAGCCGCGGATCGATGGTTCATTAAAGTCATTCCTGGAGCTCGTGCGCGCCcgcgagtgtgtgagtgagtcgCACAGACAGAGCGTGACcacggacctcagcaggaggggctccacctctggctctctcagctTCACCAGGGTCTCCGAGCTGAACACACAGCTGAAGGGGCCTCTCTCcaccacacaccagacctgtccactgtcctgACGAGAGACGTTCCTCATCACCAGGCTGCGGTCGGGGAGATGCACGTTATCTGGTCGCTGTTCCTCATGAACGTGAGAGACTTGTGCTCTGGTTCTgctggacctcatgaaccacaGAACCTCACCAGTCTGACTCCAGTCCCCACAGTGGAGCGCGAGGTCCTCAGCAGGAGGAtcaggctcaggacacacgGTCAGGACATAACTCTCAGGACCAGCATCACCAAGGTGACAGGGCCAAGGTCAGAGATGGAA encodes:
- the irf9 gene encoding interferon regulatory factor 9 isoform X2, with the protein product MAGRIRSTRRLRSWMVEQVNSGRFLGVMWDDEDKTMFRIPWKHAGKQDFRQDEDAAIFKAWAQFKGKLTDEDRNPATCKTRLRCALNKSPEFCEVPDRAQLDISEPYKVYRLVPLSEQGLQPRKQDQQKPLKRSKRRVSGSEVSEDKKVKTEEEVPTPDQSGVESSLRIEDPAQSEDADSVQGQKMKEIQVDLRIEESVAAPPGDLDLLNVKIYYLGQEVLQTQIHGGNLRILYLPTPLIPPTLAAVRDRFTPVPLPEPPPELKLGPETQALRDLLPFMEKGVMLTSTDQGVYGSRSCSGRVFWAGHSLTAEPHKLERKVRPVLLFSKEAFKDELDRFCSSGGVTDPPRCSITLCFGEELRSTDDLAKKLIIVQVGVSWAEQQLRDTCSVLGTISFLQTLAGQSPQGEVTLDLVSVTPDSDS
- the irf9 gene encoding interferon regulatory factor 9 isoform X1; this encodes MAGRIRSTRRLRSWMVEQVNSGRFLGVMWDDEDKTMFRIPWKHAGKQDFRQDEDAAIFKAWAQFKGKLTDEDRNPATCKTRLRCALNKSPEFCEVPDRAQLDISEPYKVYRLVPLSEQGLQPRKQDQQKPLKRSKRRVSGSEVSEDKKVKTEEEVPTPDQSGVESSLRIEDPAQSEDADSVQGQSEEMKEIQVDLRIEESVAAPPGDLDLLNVKIYYLGQEVLQTQIHGGNLRILYLPTPLIPPTLAAVRDRFTPVPLPEPPPELKLGPETQALRDLLPFMEKGVMLTSTDQGVYGSRSCSGRVFWAGHSLTAEPHKLERKVRPVLLFSKEAFKDELDRFCSSGGVTDPPRCSITLCFGEELRSTDDLAKKLIIVQVGVSWAEQQLRDTCSVLGTISFLQTLAGQSPQGEVTLDLVSVTPDSDS
- the irf9 gene encoding interferon regulatory factor 9 isoform X3; the protein is MAGRIRSTRRLRSWMVEQVNSGRFLGVMWDDEDKTMFRIPWKHAGKQDFRQDEDAAIFKAWAQFKGKLTDEDRNPATCKTRLRCALNKSPEFCEVPDRAQLDISEPYKVYRLVPLSEQGLQPRKQDQQKPLKRSKRRVSGSEVSEDKKVKTEEEVPTPDQSGVESSLRIEDPAQSEDADSVQGQSEEMKEIQVDLRIEESVAAPPGDLDLLNVKIYYLGQEVLQTQIHGGNLRILYLPTPLIPPTLAAVRDRFTPVPLPEPPPELKLGPETQALRDLLPFMEKGVMLTSTDQGVYGSRSCSGRVFWAGHSLTAEPHKLERKSWTASVPVAASPTRLAAASRCASEKN